One window of the Candidatus Zixiibacteriota bacterium genome contains the following:
- a CDS encoding benzoate-CoA ligase family protein, protein MKIDLPDIYNAATTFVDENIAQGRGDRIAIYHQDRTFTYRDVFERVNRAGNALRDLGVELEHRVLLVLPDCPEFAFAFFGAIKIGAVPIPTNPWMTAKEYDYLLNDSRARAAIVHESVAGEFEKIRGQARFLKHLVVVGGPRPGGLSFDALLDKASDRLEAEKTSKDDVCFWGYTSGSTGPPKGAVHLQHDMIYITDLFVKPVLGMTQSDVCFSASKLFFAYGLGNSLYFPFRFGAATVLWPERPEPEKVLQVIERYRPTFFFSVPTLYARLLRVEKRYDLSSLRICLSSGEPLPPALFHQWKERFGLELLDVVGSTEATHDFLANRPGRAKPGSSGEVTPAFEAKIVDEEGREVPIGQVGNLLVKGDANSPYYWNKHEQTKRTMLGEWLKTGDTYYRDADGYYWYCGRSDDMLKVGGLWVSPIEIENTLMEHPAVLEAAVIGDPDDDGLVKPKAYVLLKAEYQPGEALKKELQNYVKGRLAPYKYPRWVEFVDDLPKTVTGKIQRFRLRR, encoded by the coding sequence ATGAAAATCGACCTCCCCGACATCTACAACGCCGCCACGACCTTCGTCGACGAGAACATCGCCCAGGGCCGCGGCGACCGCATCGCGATCTACCATCAGGACCGGACGTTCACCTACCGGGACGTTTTCGAGAGGGTCAACCGCGCGGGCAACGCGCTGCGTGACCTCGGGGTGGAGCTGGAGCACCGGGTGCTCCTGGTGCTTCCCGATTGCCCCGAGTTCGCCTTCGCCTTTTTCGGTGCGATCAAGATCGGGGCCGTGCCCATTCCCACCAACCCGTGGATGACGGCAAAGGAATATGACTACCTGCTCAACGACAGCCGTGCCCGTGCCGCCATCGTGCACGAGTCCGTCGCCGGAGAGTTCGAAAAGATCCGCGGTCAGGCGCGGTTCTTGAAGCACCTCGTGGTCGTGGGCGGGCCGCGGCCCGGTGGGCTATCTTTCGATGCGCTCCTCGACAAGGCCTCCGACCGGCTCGAAGCCGAAAAGACCAGCAAGGACGACGTCTGCTTCTGGGGATACACGTCCGGCAGCACAGGGCCGCCCAAGGGCGCGGTCCATCTGCAGCACGACATGATCTACATCACCGACCTGTTCGTGAAGCCGGTCCTGGGAATGACCCAGAGCGACGTCTGCTTTTCGGCATCGAAGCTCTTCTTCGCTTACGGCCTCGGCAACTCGCTCTACTTTCCCTTTCGTTTCGGCGCCGCGACGGTGCTCTGGCCGGAACGGCCGGAGCCCGAGAAGGTCCTGCAGGTGATCGAGCGCTACCGTCCGACTTTCTTTTTCTCGGTGCCGACGCTCTACGCCCGCTTGCTGCGAGTCGAGAAACGCTACGATTTGAGCTCGCTCAGGATCTGCCTGTCCTCCGGCGAGCCCCTGCCGCCGGCGCTTTTTCATCAATGGAAGGAGCGGTTCGGGCTGGAGCTGCTCGATGTCGTGGGCTCCACCGAGGCCACCCATGACTTTCTCGCCAACCGGCCCGGTCGCGCCAAACCGGGCAGCAGCGGCGAGGTCACGCCCGCGTTCGAAGCAAAAATCGTCGACGAGGAGGGACGGGAGGTACCCATCGGGCAGGTCGGCAATCTCCTTGTGAAGGGAGACGCGAACTCCCCTTACTACTGGAACAAGCACGAGCAAACCAAGCGGACCATGCTCGGCGAGTGGCTCAAGACCGGCGATACCTACTACCGCGACGCCGACGGCTATTACTGGTACTGCGGACGCTCCGACGACATGCTGAAGGTCGGCGGTCTCTGGGTATCCCCGATCGAGATCGAGAACACCTTGATGGAGCACCCTGCGGTCCTCGAGGCCGCCGTGATCGGCGATCCCGACGACGATGGATTGGTGAAGCCCAAGGCTTACGTGCTGCTCAAGGCCGAATACCAGCCCGGGGAGGCGCTCAAGAAGGAGCTGCAGAACTACGTCAAGGGCAGGCTCGCTCCCTACAAGTACCCGCGCTGGGTGGAGTTCGTCGACGACTTGCCGAAGACCGTTACCGGAAAGATCCAGAGGTTCCGGCTACGCCGCTGA
- a CDS encoding aldehyde dehydrogenase family protein, translating to MAKLFVASEFTDSESKETTPVRNPATGELVDSVPRGTVGDVRRAIDAAAGALKKWSAMAPSKRGAILLRAGHMILEQERELAELLTREQGKPLRESILEIRRFVHTLEHYGGMAKSLRTGAVLLDNGRHGLILRKPLGVCGAIVPWNFPVSLMGNKLGPALLTGNTVVVKPAGTTPLTDIRVCEIIDRAIQEAGGPKGVLNVVTGPGSVVGEELLVNPKVRKIGFTGATDTGRRVMQSAAKDLKHVTLELGGSDPMIVCDDADLDRAVSAASVGRFFNCGQACLAVKRLYLFENIADVFIEKLIEKVKKIRVGNGLSKETLMGPLHTREQRQEVEEQVEDAVKRGARILYGGERPRGEEYDKGFYLKPTLVTDVDPASRLLQEEVFGPALPIVRVRNLDHAIEQANNSIFGLGSSIWTRDINRAMAGAERIEAGYTWINSAQIIYDELPFGGVKQSGLGKEHGEEAIEHYTDSKSVVIATETQSEIVGGE from the coding sequence ATGGCAAAGCTTTTTGTCGCCAGCGAGTTTACCGATTCCGAGAGCAAAGAGACCACGCCGGTGCGAAATCCCGCCACCGGCGAGCTGGTCGACAGCGTTCCCCGAGGCACGGTGGGAGACGTTCGCCGGGCAATCGACGCAGCCGCCGGTGCTTTGAAAAAGTGGTCCGCCATGGCTCCGTCCAAGCGCGGCGCGATCCTGCTTCGCGCGGGGCATATGATCCTCGAGCAGGAGCGCGAGCTGGCCGAGCTGCTTACACGCGAGCAGGGAAAGCCGCTGCGCGAGTCGATCCTGGAGATCCGCCGCTTCGTCCACACGCTGGAGCACTACGGGGGCATGGCCAAGAGCCTGCGCACAGGGGCCGTGTTGCTCGACAATGGCCGTCACGGGCTCATCCTGCGCAAGCCCCTGGGAGTGTGCGGTGCCATCGTTCCCTGGAACTTCCCCGTTTCCCTGATGGGCAACAAGCTCGGACCCGCGCTGCTCACGGGAAACACGGTGGTGGTAAAGCCGGCGGGCACCACGCCCCTCACCGACATCCGGGTATGCGAGATCATCGACCGGGCGATTCAGGAAGCGGGTGGACCCAAGGGCGTGCTCAACGTAGTGACCGGCCCCGGGAGCGTGGTCGGTGAGGAGCTTCTCGTCAACCCCAAGGTGAGAAAGATCGGCTTTACGGGCGCCACCGATACCGGCCGGCGGGTCATGCAGTCGGCCGCGAAGGATTTAAAGCACGTGACCCTCGAGCTGGGCGGGAGCGATCCGATGATCGTATGCGACGACGCGGACCTCGACCGCGCCGTCAGCGCCGCCTCTGTGGGCCGCTTTTTCAACTGCGGCCAGGCGTGCCTGGCGGTCAAGCGGCTCTACCTGTTCGAGAACATCGCCGATGTGTTCATCGAGAAGCTGATCGAGAAGGTGAAGAAGATCCGCGTCGGCAATGGCCTCAGCAAGGAAACGCTGATGGGGCCGCTGCACACCCGGGAGCAGCGCCAGGAGGTCGAGGAACAGGTCGAGGACGCGGTGAAGCGAGGCGCCCGGATCCTCTACGGCGGTGAGCGGCCCAGGGGCGAGGAGTACGACAAAGGCTTTTATCTCAAGCCCACGCTGGTGACCGACGTCGACCCGGCCTCCCGCCTGTTGCAGGAAGAGGTTTTCGGCCCCGCCCTGCCGATCGTTCGCGTCAGGAACCTCGATCACGCGATTGAGCAGGCGAACAACTCGATCTTCGGCCTCGGCTCCTCCATCTGGACGCGCGACATCAATCGCGCCATGGCCGGCGCCGAGCGTATCGAGGCCGGCTACACCTGGATCAACTCGGCGCAGATCATCTATGACGAGCTGCCGTTCGGCGGGGTCAAGCAGAGCGGCCTCGGCAAGGAGCACGGCGAGGAGGCGATCGAGCACTACACGGACTCCAAATCGGTCGTCATCGCCACCGAGACGCAGTCCGAGATCGTCGGAGGCGAGTAG
- a CDS encoding thiamine pyrophosphate-requiring protein, which translates to MDQKEKIVPVASGAEAFLEQFRSLGVVRYLFANTGTDHGPIIEALAKSGREDPRDIRTIVVPHELAAVSMAHGYYNVTGRPQLVLVHTLPGTANALGGLINARSSNVPLFLVAGRTPVTDGELRGGKSQNIHWRQESRDQGALVREFVKWDYELRTNQNLGAVVARAFRIAMSEPRGPVYLTLPREWLCEHLESTCLPAAESLSPATATQADPGALERAADLLLAADRPLIVTKYLGRNPHAVPRLIELAELLAVPVVQQPTYMNFPTDHPLSLGTHTPRHARSADVLFFIDIDVPWEPPDPALLRPDARIIHLDRDPLFTEIPGWGFPAHLPIAACSELALPALIDAVRKKLTAGAMASEKLEERRRRIAAEHDEMARERAASLQAARRDKPINPLWLSKCIGDAIDESTIIVNESVTSRLADTLDLRRPGSLFGTPPAGHLGWGLGAAIGAKLGAPGATVIAAEGDGSYMFAAPTACHFTAQKYGIPFLTVIYNNESWNASINAARGLYPEGVAAKTGNFPGTDLTPSPRFELTAQACGAYAERVEEPDELPAALERALKAVKEEHRQALLNVICKSPLA; encoded by the coding sequence ATGGACCAAAAGGAGAAGATCGTCCCGGTGGCTAGCGGTGCCGAAGCCTTCCTGGAACAGTTCCGGTCTCTTGGCGTGGTCCGGTACCTGTTCGCCAATACCGGCACGGACCACGGCCCGATCATCGAAGCCCTCGCGAAGTCGGGGCGCGAAGACCCGCGCGACATCCGGACGATCGTGGTGCCGCATGAGCTCGCGGCGGTTTCCATGGCCCACGGCTACTATAACGTCACCGGCCGCCCCCAGCTCGTTCTCGTGCACACGCTCCCCGGAACCGCCAACGCGCTTGGCGGCCTCATCAACGCCCGTTCCTCCAACGTTCCGCTTTTCCTCGTCGCCGGCAGGACGCCGGTCACGGATGGAGAGCTACGCGGCGGCAAGAGCCAGAACATCCACTGGCGTCAGGAGTCGCGCGACCAGGGCGCCCTGGTCCGCGAATTCGTCAAATGGGACTACGAGCTGAGAACCAACCAGAACCTCGGGGCCGTCGTGGCGCGCGCGTTCAGAATCGCCATGAGCGAGCCCCGCGGCCCGGTCTACCTCACGCTGCCCCGGGAGTGGCTTTGCGAGCACCTCGAGTCGACCTGTCTGCCGGCCGCCGAATCCCTTTCGCCGGCAACCGCAACGCAAGCGGACCCCGGCGCGCTCGAACGGGCCGCCGACCTTCTGCTGGCGGCCGACCGCCCGCTGATCGTCACCAAATACCTCGGCCGGAACCCCCACGCCGTGCCGCGGCTCATCGAGCTGGCCGAGCTCCTGGCCGTTCCCGTGGTGCAGCAGCCGACCTACATGAACTTCCCGACCGATCACCCGCTTTCGCTGGGGACCCACACCCCACGCCACGCACGCAGCGCCGACGTGCTGTTCTTCATCGACATCGACGTCCCGTGGGAGCCTCCGGATCCCGCCCTGCTCCGCCCCGACGCTCGTATCATCCACCTCGACCGCGACCCGCTGTTCACCGAGATCCCGGGGTGGGGATTTCCCGCCCACCTTCCGATCGCCGCCTGCTCCGAGCTGGCGCTGCCGGCGCTGATCGACGCAGTGCGCAAAAAGCTGACCGCAGGTGCCATGGCGTCCGAGAAGCTCGAGGAGCGGCGCCGCCGAATCGCGGCGGAGCACGACGAAATGGCGCGGGAGCGGGCGGCGAGCCTTCAGGCAGCGCGCCGCGACAAACCCATCAACCCGCTCTGGCTCTCCAAGTGCATCGGCGACGCCATCGATGAGAGCACGATCATCGTCAACGAGTCCGTCACCTCCCGCCTGGCGGACACGCTCGACCTTCGCCGCCCCGGATCGCTTTTCGGCACCCCGCCCGCGGGCCATCTCGGCTGGGGGCTGGGAGCCGCCATCGGCGCGAAGCTGGGCGCGCCTGGCGCCACGGTGATCGCCGCCGAGGGCGACGGCTCGTATATGTTCGCCGCGCCCACGGCTTGCCACTTTACGGCACAGAAATACGGCATCCCGTTCCTGACGGTGATCTACAACAACGAGTCCTGGAACGCGAGCATCAACGCCGCGCGCGGCCTCTATCCCGAAGGCGTGGCGGCCAAAACCGGCAATTTCCCCGGCACGGACCTGACGCCCTCGCCCCGCTTCGAGCTGACCGCGCAGGCCTGCGGCGCCTATGCCGAGAGGGTCGAAGAGCCCGACGAGCTGCCCGCCGCTCTGGAGCGCGCTCTCAAGGCGGTCAAGGAGGAGCACCGCCAGGCGCTCCTCAACGTGATTTGCAAGAGCCCCCTGGCCTGA
- a CDS encoding cupin domain-containing protein yields MRLPIRDAIQLGPTPYEAFLAREGLPVIRGYFVEDFTAVELRPWRRMGALGCYLNMGDQDNTDAYVCAIPPGGQTHPQRHMFETIIYVAEGRGATTIWHEERAKRTFEWSAGAVFAIPLNVSYQHFNASGTERVCFLAGTNLPHILNLFHNEEFIFRNDFRFRDRYDDDPDFFRHNKRLTVRSWETNLIPDVNTFPLDDYPMKGKGVKIMRFGLAGTTYGCHIQEFPVGSRSTFHRHGPGAVVCVTQGTGFAMVWREGEPRQRFEIRPGSIYSPGDLMFHAHFNTGRTPMRHFAMRGRSPKYSQDRYRTPLHYMLPFEEEPPEIQAEYLRELEKNGIEEFQLVQE; encoded by the coding sequence ATGCGGCTTCCCATTCGCGACGCGATCCAGCTGGGACCGACCCCTTACGAGGCTTTCCTGGCCAGAGAAGGGCTGCCGGTGATCCGCGGCTACTTCGTGGAAGACTTCACGGCGGTCGAGCTCAGGCCGTGGCGGCGGATGGGGGCGCTGGGCTGCTACCTCAACATGGGGGACCAGGACAACACGGACGCCTACGTTTGCGCCATTCCGCCGGGGGGCCAGACGCACCCGCAGCGGCACATGTTCGAGACGATCATCTACGTCGCGGAGGGACGCGGCGCGACCACGATCTGGCACGAGGAGAGGGCGAAGCGGACCTTCGAGTGGAGCGCGGGAGCGGTCTTCGCGATTCCGCTGAACGTCTCGTATCAGCATTTCAACGCCTCCGGCACGGAGCGGGTCTGCTTCTTGGCGGGAACCAACCTGCCGCACATCCTCAACCTGTTTCACAACGAGGAATTCATCTTTCGCAACGATTTTCGGTTCCGCGACCGCTACGACGACGATCCCGATTTTTTTCGCCATAACAAGCGGTTGACGGTGCGGAGCTGGGAAACCAACCTGATCCCCGACGTCAACACCTTTCCTCTCGACGATTACCCGATGAAAGGCAAAGGGGTGAAGATCATGCGCTTCGGCCTGGCGGGCACCACCTACGGGTGTCACATCCAGGAGTTCCCCGTGGGCAGCCGCAGCACGTTTCACCGTCACGGCCCCGGCGCGGTCGTCTGCGTCACGCAGGGCACCGGCTTCGCCATGGTCTGGCGCGAGGGCGAGCCGCGGCAACGCTTCGAGATTCGCCCCGGATCGATCTACTCGCCGGGAGACCTCATGTTTCACGCCCATTTCAACACCGGCCGCACGCCGATGCGGCACTTTGCGATGCGCGGCCGGAGCCCGAAGTACAGCCAGGACCGCTATCGCACGCCGCTCCACTACATGCTTCCCTTCGAAGAGGAACCGCCCGAGATCCAGGCCGAGTATCTGCGGGAGCTGGAGAAAAACGGCATCGAGGAATTCCAGCTGGTTCAGGAGTAG
- a CDS encoding NUDIX domain-containing protein has translation MARDSAGLLVYRFRNGLEVFLVHPGGPFWANKDAGAWTIPKGEIREGEEPLAAARREFAEETGMAVEGEFIPLDPVRQSGGKRVFAWAVEGDIEAERVRSNTFSLEWPPRSGRYREFPEIDRAGWFALEEARKKILTGQLGLLRDLERKLGLSGPRRPR, from the coding sequence ATGGCTCGCGACAGCGCCGGCTTGCTTGTGTACCGCTTCCGAAACGGCCTGGAGGTCTTCCTGGTTCATCCCGGGGGGCCGTTCTGGGCCAACAAGGACGCCGGGGCGTGGACGATACCCAAAGGAGAGATCCGGGAGGGCGAAGAACCGCTGGCGGCGGCCAGGCGGGAGTTTGCCGAGGAAACGGGGATGGCGGTCGAAGGAGAATTCATCCCGCTGGATCCTGTGAGACAAAGCGGAGGCAAACGGGTTTTCGCCTGGGCGGTGGAGGGCGATATCGAAGCCGAGCGCGTCCGCAGCAATACCTTTTCGCTGGAATGGCCGCCACGATCGGGCAGGTATCGAGAGTTCCCGGAGATCGACCGCGCCGGCTGGTTTGCGCTCGAGGAAGCCAGGAAAAAGATCCTTACAGGGCAGCTCGGGCTGCTTCGGGATCTGGAGCGCAAGCTCGGTCTTTCGGGACCGCGGCGGCCGCGGTGA
- the msrA gene encoding peptide-methionine (S)-S-oxide reductase MsrA, with protein sequence MTSGKAEIAVFGGGCFWCTEAVFAQLRGVVAVTPGYAGGETPDPTYEEVCTGRTGHAEVVRIEFDPAEIAFRDLLAVFFATHDPTTRDRQGNDVGPQYRSTILYADDGQRREAERFIAELNQSAVFGKPVVTTVEPLREFYEAEDYHRNYYANNPLQPYCQYTIPPKLQKLHRQFRDLLKGNGR encoded by the coding sequence ATGACATCGGGCAAGGCCGAAATCGCGGTTTTCGGGGGCGGCTGCTTCTGGTGCACGGAGGCGGTCTTCGCCCAGTTGCGTGGAGTGGTCGCGGTTACGCCCGGCTACGCGGGCGGCGAGACGCCGGATCCGACCTACGAGGAGGTCTGCACCGGCCGGACCGGCCATGCCGAGGTGGTGCGGATCGAGTTCGACCCGGCGGAGATCGCTTTCCGAGACCTGCTCGCCGTCTTCTTCGCGACTCACGATCCGACAACGCGGGATCGCCAGGGCAACGATGTCGGCCCGCAATACCGCTCGACGATTCTTTACGCGGACGACGGCCAGCGGCGCGAGGCCGAGCGCTTCATCGCCGAGTTGAACCAATCGGCTGTTTTCGGCAAGCCGGTGGTGACGACGGTGGAGCCGCTGCGCGAGTTTTACGAAGCCGAGGATTACCACCGAAACTACTACGCGAACAATCCCTTGCAGCCCTACTGCCAGTATACGATCCCGCCGAAGCTACAAAAGCTCCACAGGCAATTTCGCGACCTGCTGAAAGGAAATGGTCGCTGA
- a CDS encoding ABC transporter substrate-binding protein, which translates to MGFSMLTIASLLFLALRSGAASAEPVRAGYPSPNVQFLPAFVALEKGFYRSEGLEVELVSVRSAITAVQALIGNQMQFVLTIGPQMPAIWEGTDIVLLAQQVGRPTFSMITTTDIQKVGDLKGKKIGVSFGGSTFAGTKALLELHRLTDKDVQYVNIPGSGPKVAALKQGIIAAALLAPPSDYVAVKAGFKRLVNLADVFRDTAFTGLAATGRTVKENPRLARGMVRAIVRGVYHTRDNPEDAIQVMMKHLRMERDAAADAYELIRESLNPIPTEKGVELMAQWQAVALNTRPKRRPAEYMNLTFVNDAVRELGRK; encoded by the coding sequence TCGGGGGCGGCCAGCGCCGAGCCGGTGCGCGCGGGATACCCGTCTCCCAACGTCCAGTTTCTCCCCGCTTTCGTGGCCCTGGAGAAAGGGTTCTACCGCAGCGAGGGGCTGGAAGTGGAGCTGGTATCGGTCCGCTCGGCGATCACGGCGGTCCAGGCGCTGATCGGGAACCAGATGCAGTTCGTTTTGACGATCGGGCCCCAGATGCCGGCGATCTGGGAGGGCACCGACATCGTCTTGCTGGCCCAGCAGGTCGGCCGGCCTACCTTTTCGATGATCACGACAACCGACATCCAGAAAGTCGGCGACCTCAAGGGCAAGAAAATCGGCGTGAGCTTCGGCGGCTCGACGTTCGCGGGCACCAAGGCGCTGCTCGAGCTGCACAGGCTCACCGACAAGGACGTCCAGTATGTCAACATCCCCGGCAGCGGGCCCAAAGTGGCCGCGTTGAAGCAAGGCATCATTGCCGCGGCGCTGCTGGCGCCGCCGTCCGACTACGTCGCCGTGAAGGCGGGCTTCAAGAGGCTGGTGAATCTCGCGGACGTTTTCAGAGATACCGCTTTTACCGGCCTGGCGGCAACCGGCAGAACGGTAAAGGAAAATCCGCGGCTGGCCAGAGGAATGGTTCGCGCAATCGTCCGAGGGGTGTACCATACGCGCGACAATCCCGAGGACGCGATCCAGGTGATGATGAAGCACCTGCGAATGGAGCGCGACGCGGCGGCCGACGCTTACGAGCTGATTCGCGAGTCCTTGAATCCCATTCCCACCGAAAAGGGCGTGGAGCTGATGGCGCAATGGCAGGCGGTGGCGCTCAACACCCGGCCGAAGCGCCGCCCCGCGGAATACATGAACCTCACCTTTGTCAACGACGCCGTACGCGAGCTCGGGCGGAAATAA